The following coding sequences lie in one Streptomyces sp. NBC_00510 genomic window:
- a CDS encoding MarR family transcriptional regulator, protein MKDEEALAMALGVNLLAAAGALTAAIHDGVLARGFDDLRPAHGFAFARMAAGGATVTELAAHLGVTRQAAGQLVDELEAKGYAERRPHPDDARARLVVLTDRGRACTRAADQAAADAVRPWADVLGEDRLRALCADLGRLAPGGPVRPAW, encoded by the coding sequence ATGAAGGACGAAGAGGCCCTGGCCATGGCCCTGGGCGTCAACCTGCTCGCCGCCGCCGGCGCCCTCACCGCCGCCATCCACGACGGCGTCCTCGCCCGCGGCTTCGACGACCTGCGCCCCGCCCACGGCTTCGCCTTCGCCCGGATGGCGGCCGGCGGCGCGACCGTCACCGAACTCGCCGCGCACCTCGGGGTGACCCGCCAGGCGGCCGGGCAACTCGTCGACGAACTCGAGGCCAAGGGCTACGCCGAACGCCGCCCCCACCCGGACGACGCCCGGGCCCGGCTGGTCGTCCTCACCGACCGCGGCCGGGCCTGCACCCGCGCCGCCGACCAGGCCGCCGCCGACGCCGTACGCCCCTGGGCCGACGTGCTCGGCGAGGACCGGCTGCGCGCCCTGTGCGCGGACCTGGGACGGCTCGCCCCCGGCGGCCCGGTCCGGCCGGCGTGGTAG
- a CDS encoding cupin domain-containing protein → MPVVRSADAVVHDLHGVRFVSYARTATGSTELCAWRGEVPAGTAGTAHTISREEVFLVLSGSPRLTIDGEAYDLSPGDVATAPAGSRLALENPGEGPASVWVTTGVGLEAVLTDGSRISPPWAR, encoded by the coding sequence ATGCCCGTCGTCCGTTCCGCCGACGCCGTCGTCCACGACCTGCACGGCGTCCGCTTCGTCTCGTACGCCCGCACCGCCACCGGCAGCACGGAACTGTGCGCGTGGCGCGGCGAGGTACCGGCCGGGACCGCCGGTACCGCGCACACCATCAGCCGCGAGGAGGTCTTCCTCGTCCTGTCCGGCAGCCCGCGCCTGACCATCGACGGCGAGGCGTACGACCTGTCCCCCGGCGACGTCGCCACGGCGCCCGCCGGCTCCCGCCTGGCCCTGGAGAACCCGGGCGAGGGCCCCGCCTCCGTTTGGGTGACCACCGGCGTCGGTCTGGAGGCGGTGCTCACCGACGGGTCGCGGATCAGTCCGCCCTGGGCCCGCTGA
- a CDS encoding histidine phosphatase family protein, with product MAPRLVLVRHGQTEWSKSGQHTGRTDIPLTEEGREAARLLGKRLARAPWHDFPGARVRTSPLQRARDTCELAGFGDRARTWDALREWDYGEYEGRTSPEIREERPGWVIWRDGVVGGETSWQVANRADEVVAWAKEEDSDAVVFAHGHFLRTLAARWLRLDPMRGMVLSLAPASLSVLGWEYGDPAITLWNDTAHLQ from the coding sequence ATGGCTCCGCGCCTCGTGCTCGTGCGGCACGGCCAGACCGAGTGGTCCAAGAGCGGTCAGCACACCGGCAGGACCGACATCCCGCTCACCGAGGAGGGCCGGGAGGCCGCGCGCCTGCTGGGCAAGCGCCTGGCCCGAGCCCCCTGGCACGACTTCCCCGGCGCCCGGGTCCGCACCAGCCCCCTCCAGCGCGCCCGCGACACCTGCGAACTCGCCGGGTTCGGCGACCGGGCGCGGACCTGGGACGCGCTGCGGGAGTGGGACTACGGCGAGTACGAGGGCCGCACGTCGCCCGAGATCCGGGAGGAACGCCCCGGCTGGGTGATCTGGCGCGACGGCGTCGTCGGCGGTGAGACCTCGTGGCAGGTCGCCAACCGCGCGGACGAGGTGGTGGCCTGGGCCAAGGAGGAGGACAGCGACGCGGTCGTCTTCGCCCACGGCCACTTCCTGCGCACCCTGGCGGCCCGCTGGCTCCGGCTCGACCCGATGCGCGGCATGGTGCTGAGCCTGGCCCCGGCCTCGCTGTCGGTCCTCGGCTGGGAGTACGGCGACCCCGCGATCACCCTCTGGAACGACACCGCCCACCTGCAGTGA
- a CDS encoding MBL fold metallo-hydrolase produces the protein MNASAPPAPEPLDVRWIHGSASAKHNTDPDIQVFEYDERTFVLRQNKAVHYEAPFLFLLFGDDRAVLLDTGATPEEEFFPLREVVDELFELRPPALQRPGYELLVLHTHAHGDHVAGDAQFAGRPDTVVVPADRDSAWDFLGFTQDPDRVALLDLGGRVLECLATPGHHASAVTYYDPATGFLLTGDTVYPGRLYVEDWAAFRRTVDRLVAFAGERPVTHVLGCHVEMTREPGVDYPVRTTHQPDEPPLEMTVDQLREVRRAVEEIGDRPGRHVYPDFVICRGD, from the coding sequence ATGAACGCATCCGCCCCTCCGGCGCCGGAGCCGCTCGACGTGCGCTGGATCCACGGGTCGGCATCGGCGAAGCACAACACCGATCCCGACATCCAGGTGTTCGAGTACGACGAACGCACCTTCGTCCTGCGGCAGAACAAGGCGGTCCACTACGAGGCGCCGTTCCTCTTCCTGCTCTTCGGGGACGACCGTGCGGTGCTCCTGGACACCGGGGCCACGCCGGAGGAGGAGTTCTTCCCGCTGCGGGAGGTCGTGGACGAGCTGTTCGAACTGCGGCCGCCCGCCCTGCAGCGTCCCGGCTACGAGCTGCTCGTGCTGCACACCCACGCCCACGGCGACCACGTCGCCGGCGACGCGCAGTTCGCCGGCCGCCCGGACACGGTCGTGGTGCCGGCGGACCGCGACAGCGCCTGGGACTTCCTCGGCTTCACCCAGGACCCCGACCGCGTGGCGCTCCTGGACCTCGGGGGGCGGGTCCTGGAATGCCTCGCCACGCCCGGCCACCACGCCTCGGCCGTCACCTACTACGACCCGGCGACGGGCTTCCTGCTCACCGGCGACACCGTCTACCCGGGCCGGCTGTACGTCGAGGACTGGGCCGCCTTCCGGCGCACCGTCGACCGGCTGGTCGCCTTCGCCGGGGAGCGCCCGGTCACCCACGTGCTGGGCTGCCACGTCGAGATGACCCGCGAGCCGGGCGTGGACTACCCCGTCCGCACCACCCACCAGCCCGACGAGCCGCCGCTGGAGATGACCGTCGACCAGCTCCGCGAGGTCCGGCGGGCCGTCGAGGAGATCGGCGACCGGCCGGGACGCCACGTCTACCCGGACTTCGTCATCTGCCGCGGGGACTGA
- a CDS encoding DoxX family protein, with protein MFALAVASTVLLLLEVVPSAVAQLIRARPGLERLDELTRLGVLEGRRLWVVTLLGTLHTLGAAAVLAGLWLPPVGVAGAALEAGIFAWVLLCQLRCGDRGRALAAYALFLAMAVAVLVVDAVR; from the coding sequence GTGTTCGCACTCGCCGTCGCGTCGACCGTCCTCCTGCTGCTGGAAGTCGTCCCCTCCGCGGTCGCCCAGCTGATCCGTGCGCGGCCCGGCCTGGAACGGCTCGACGAGCTGACCCGGCTGGGCGTCCTGGAGGGGCGGCGCCTGTGGGTGGTCACGCTGCTCGGCACGCTGCACACGCTCGGCGCCGCCGCGGTCCTGGCGGGACTGTGGCTGCCTCCCGTCGGCGTCGCCGGAGCCGCGCTGGAGGCGGGGATCTTCGCCTGGGTGCTCCTGTGCCAGCTGCGCTGCGGTGACCGGGGGCGTGCCCTGGCCGCGTACGCGCTGTTCCTGGCGATGGCGGTGGCGGTCCTCGTGGTCGACGCCGTGCGCTGA